The following coding sequences are from one Diabrotica virgifera virgifera chromosome 2, PGI_DIABVI_V3a window:
- the LOC126880346 gene encoding uncharacterized protein LOC126880346, translated as MNPTMKRKRINLNKDGRSRRILGLLKTTQPTSTTENRTGIRPPDKPDTTEVKPLKQYASINDTNMTEKIDNLDQLSNVPIGKSIVGESDTDITKKIDNMDQSSNVPIGESCFGESVTDIPEKIANVDQSSNVPIGEGIVGKNDTDITEKIANVDQSSNVPILESIVGESDTDMTENPKIFTQLMKVPIEQSKCTLLCRSSIENEKNDGSSVTGTARELMIEVDPNNPTKICIKKKPDYNMLSPINSDESDADLSDFDPTYKVENDIPKRKKRNLLLKNPKKIHRDPLVTQEVPH; from the exons ATGAATCCGACAATGAAACGTAAAAGAATAAACTTAAATAAAGATGGAAGAAGTCGTCGCATATTAGGTCTACTTAAAACAACACAA CCAACTAGTACCACAGAAAACAGAACTGGCATTCGGCCACCTGACAAGCCTGATACTACAGAAGTAAAACCATTGAAACAGTATGCCAGTATAAAT GACACCAATATGACTGAGAAAATTGACAATTTAGATCAGTTATCGAATGTACCAATAGGAAAGAGTATCGTAGGTGAAAGT gACACCGATATCACTAAGAAAATTGACAATATGGATCAGTCATCGAATGTACCAATAGGAGAGAGTTGCTTTGGTGAAAGT gTCACTGATATCCCTGAGAAAATTGCCAATGTAGATCAGTCATCGAATGTACCAATAGGAGAGGGTATCGTTGGTAAAAAT gACACCGATATCACTGAGAAAATTGCCAATGTAGATCAGTCATCGAATGTACCAATATTAGAGAGTATCGTTGGTGAAAGT gACACCGATATGACGGAGAATCCTAAAATTTTTACTCAATTGATGAAAGTACCAATAGAACAAAGTAAATGT aCATTGCTTTGTCGCTCTTCTATTGAGAATGAGAAAAATGATGGTTCATCAGTAACAGGAACAGCAAGAGAGTTAATGATTGAAGTTGATCCTAACAATCCCACAAAAATTTGCATAAAAAAAAAGCCTGATTACAACATGTTGTCTCCCATTAATTCTGACGAAAGTGACGCGGATTTAAGCGATTTTGACCCCACGTATAAAGTTGAAAACGACATCCCTAAACGCAAAAAAAGAAACTTGTTActgaaaaatcctaaaaaaatacACAGAGATCCATTGGTAACACAAGAAGTCCCTCATTAA